The Methanosarcina acetivorans C2A genome includes the window TTGGTTTTTAAAAGAAGAGAGCTTTTCCATACAGATTTGGGAAACATTAAATGTTTTCATCAGATCAAATGCTTCATCAATAAAGCAGTACGTTTTTTTCCACATAAAAGTACATCTAATACATTTTCTCGGTTCTTATTGAGAACTGTAAAATAAGCAGCATAATAAGGATTGCAAAGAATCTGAGTATATTGATTGACACCGTTGACTCTTACGCCTGTATCATCGATCTGCCGATAAGACGTAGCCTTTAGACCTTCCTGAAAAAGTTCAGCTTTTTCCTGATGGAAGATATCAATATCTTTTGTCAAAATTCGAGAAATGGTTGCTCTGGATATCTGCACGCCAATATTTTCCAGAAATTCATGTATTTTGGGCTCTGAAACATTAGCAACATGTTTAAGGGCGATTATCCTAGACTTGATTCCGGGACCAAATTTGCCTTTGATACCATATGGCAATTCTCCTGAATATATTCTGTGCCCAGAGGGAGAATAAAAAATCTCGAGCCTGTAGTTTGTGTTCACAGGCTTTATGGATAAATCCTGAATTATTACGTCTCTGTAGCCTTTAGGATACGCATCACTGGGTAAAACAGATCTATCAACTGTACATGTTTCAGTTCGATGAGCTTCTATTTTGTCCAGTTTAGATCTAGGTTCTTTGTCCTATGGAAGTTTTCTATTCCGTCTCTCTTTCTCGGAAGAAATATCTTCATTCTTTTTAGAGCCACGAATCTTAGAGGCTGTCTTAAAATTCAAATCATTTCTACATTTGGATAGTACGCATTGTTGATCTTAAGGTCACTCAGTAAATTAATTATATCTAACATATTAGCTCGATGCATAATATCAAATGCATTAGACATCATGGTTAAAATTTAAACTTTAGACATTTAACGGTTCAATTCTACCGTTTTTTAGTCCAAATATATGAGTCCTATCCCAATTGTATAATCAAATTGAATTTTAAGACACGCTCTTAGGTTTGGTTTGTTCACCTTTGAGTAAATTGATTTCATCGATTAATGAGGCATAGTTAAATAAACTCACTATTTAGTGCATACTTCATTTCCAGTTTATCTCTTTTACAGGGCGAAGTTGTTTAGTAGATTTTAAGATTCTCCCTCACACGAAAAAGCCCATTTTGCCCGCGAATTATGCGTTTTTCCTGAAAAAAATCCTGTTTTGAGAAAACTGAATACAGGCGAACTAACAAAAGATTTAAATATAATGAATGCTAACTACATGTTAGTAACTGAGTAATACTAACAGTCCCACAGTAACCATAACATACTAACTGTGAGGTTAAACTCAGTTATCTGCCCAAAAAACCTGCG containing:
- a CDS encoding IS66 family transposase is translated as MNTNYRLEIFYSPSGHRIYSGELPYGIKGKFGPGIKSRIIALKHVANVSEPKIHEFLENIGVQISRATISRILTKDIDIFHQEKAELFQEGLKATSYRQIDDTGVRVNGVNQYTQILCNPYYAAYFTVLNKNRENVLDVLLCGKKRTALLMKHLI